The DNA sequence CGTGGGAGTAGAGTCATTTTGACCGCATTTAACCGCCCTAACCAGAACAATTTATGAAGTGACCATTGATCTAGATCAGATTTAAGTTTTCTGAACATGGGAGGAAAGTTAAAGCGGTATAATTGGTCTATTAggggggttaactgtatgcctaggtACGGGATGGAGGTTGAGCTCCATGCAAAGGGGAAATGGTCCCTTAAGTTTTCCACTAATAGTGAAGGGGTAGAAATGTTGAGGGCAATAGACTTTGCCATATTCACTTGAAGGCCTGAAATCTGTCCGAAATTTTTTAGAAGTGATAGTACAttgggggtggaaatgaggggggatgtgatgaagaggaggacGTCATCTGCGAAAAGAGTGCATTTGTGTATTGACTGACCACATTTAACGCCATGGATGTCTGGGTGGTGTCTTATAGCAATAGCCAAATTTTCTATGCCTATGGCAAAGAGaagaggggataaagggcatccttgtctagtccctttgGTTATAGGGAAGGAGTCTGATAGGTGTCCTTGGATTCTGATCTGGGCTTTAGGCTGGGAATAGAGGGCTGCAAGGAGGTTAATGAAATGAGAACCAAACCCCCATCTCTCTAAAGTACCAAATAGATAAGGCCATgtgacagagtcaaaggccttttgaagATCTATGGATAAAAGGTAACCTTCTTGATGTGGATTGCCATCCCATTTTGACTTTAGCAGGGAGATGATATCTACTGCCCTCCTTATCTGATCCGgcccctgtctccccggtatgaagcccacttgatccttatgaACATAGGACCCTATAAAGGAGCCTAATCTGTCGGAGAggattttcgtcataatttttagATCATTGTTCATAAGAGATATAGGTCTATAGTTGCTTACTTGGCTCTGGTCTTTCCCCGGTTTGGGAATGACCGATATGTAGGCTAAATGAGCCGCTGCATCTAATGGTGAATCCTTATTGAGGGAATTGAagaaccggaccagataaggagatgACATTGCtccaaactttttataataaagtgtcgaaaagccatctgggcctggggctgaaccCTTTTTAATATCTTTAATTACCTCCATAACTTCCATTAACGAGCGATGGGATTCAGAGATTTTAGGGAGTGGGATACTGTCAAGAAATGTATTAAGTTTATGGGTATTGTCCGAAGTGGGGTATGAGTATAATTTAGAATAGAAAGAGTGAAATGTTTCTAGTATAGCTTTGGGGTTTTGGGTTAAGGAACCCGACAGGGATTTAATTTTGGGTAGGGCTTGAAATCTATGTTTGGGTGAAAGTTTTGAGGTGAGCTGGGGTCCAAATTTGTCTGAGTTGAGGTAAAATCTCCCACTTacccattttaaatgtttttctgcaTTAGATGTGAGAGCAGTATTAAGTTCAATCCTGGATGCATCTAACTTAGCTTGCGAGGAGGAAGTGGGGCATTGCTTATGACATTTACGTGTGGATTGGAAATGTTTTTTGTAAGTTTTGAAGGTCTATTTGTTTTTCTCGTTTTAATTGTGATGCTAGTTGTATAAGGTTGCCCCTTACTACTGCTTTATGAGCTCCCCATAATGAGCTTGGAGAAATTTCTGGTGTATCATTCATGCAGAAATATTCCATAATATCCTTTTCAATCATAGTACAGTGTGCTGGGTTGGAAAAGATGGCTTCATTGAGGCGCCACTGTGGAGGGCTCGCTTTGTTTAGGAAACCGCAAATTTTGGTGGAAACTAAAGAATGGTCTGACCAAGGGACATCACTGATGATTGCTCGAGATGCTAAATGTATATCAGTGGTGTGCAGAAAAATGTGATCTATACGTGCGTATGTTCTGTGAGGAGCTGAAAAGTGAGTGTAGTCTCTGGTATTAGGGTTGAATTCTCTCCATACATCTATCATTCCTAGGGAATGTAGAAGTTGAGCTATACGAAAGCTCTGTTTGGGGGGTCGTTTGAGCTTGGAATGGCTTTGTGTAGATTTGTCAAGCATATAATCGAAGGCAATATTCGAATCCCCCCCATGATCACCTTGCCCTCCAGGTGGGGGGAGAGTGAGGTAAGCATGGCAGAAAAGAAGGAAGCCTGTCCTTTATTAGGGGCATAGTATGATATAAGTAGGAGAAGTGTACCATTTATATGGCCTTTTACAAGGATGTATCTTCCTTCCTCATCCTTAACAGTTTGGGTTAAAGTAAAGGGAGTGCGTTTGGATATGAGGacagctactcctctttttttgtcaTCAGCATTGGCCAGGGAGAAGATAGGATAATTACAGTGCATGAAGGATGGGTTAAAGGTTTTCGGGAAATGAGTTTCTTGAATAAGGATGATGTCCAACCCTTTTGAGTGGTAGCTATGGAAGGCCTTGCGCCTTTTCACTGGGGAATTTAATCCTTGTGTGTTGTGGGACGCTATTTTGAGAAATGACTGTGGGGGAAGTTCGTCAGCCATGGACATTATGGGGAATGTATGCCAATAATAAATTGTTTCTTACACGGTCACGAGGCATGGGTCCATCTGTCTGGGGAGTATGAATCCAGCCTCAGAAATCAAGATGCCAAACATGGCCAGCTCTCCTCGAAGGCACCTGGTAGGTAGTAACAAGAAGGGCGGGGGAGAAAAGGACAGAACAGGAAGAGACAAGAGAAtagaagaaggagagaaagaaggagtCCAGCATCTGACGAACCCTGGATCCTTTAGTTGCAGGAACAGAACCTGCACTGAAACCCTTAAAAAATGAAGGGTTCAGTAACAAAGCAACCCATGATAGGGCTGCAAGTCTATTGTCGCCAAGGGGTCAAAATTCCTCTCGGTTACAATAGGTGGAGTGGCATTCAGCCCCGCTCTGGCTGCAGAGCATccgaaaaaaaacaacaaaaaaaacaaatatggggGAGATCCCCCTATAACAGTTACTCACTTGACCTTATCAATAGCAACATTAAATGATACTAAATTACCATCTCGAAAAGGGTGAGATGGACATTGTAAATTGAAATATaccaaacagtaaaaataaaaaagtgaaagatCAGCTTCAAATCTTGCCGAACAATCTTGTGATGAAGGAACAATATGTCATGAGAGGGTAGGGAGGGGAAGGGTAGTaataggggagggaagggaaaaggggatggGGAGAAGGGAGGTGGGGTAGGGTGCCGCTTTGGGGGGTTCAGAAATGTTCTGAGCTAAGGCTTCTTCTTGAGTTGTGAAATATAAAGATTTGCAGTCTTCATACGATGCGGGGATACATACCCGAAAGTGCTTCAGGTTAACATGGCAAAAAAAATTTGCAGGTGGAAGGGGAGAGTAAATCCGATAGGTCTTGAAAAAGACCGGGGGTGTGTAGGAAAAGCCTCTACACCATCAAAGGTTTCCTTTGAAACAGAAAGGGTAGGGACTTGGCCCAATGGATCAAATGGCAACATAGTTCATCTGGGGGGCATGGATTTCCATTATTTCTTCTTTTGCTGTTTCACCCACAATGGGGTAAGGAGGCTGTTTGGTGGAGGCCTTTTGGATGAGGTCGGCCAATTCTCCGAATCATGTGGGGGCAGGTCCTGAGATATGAGCCCAAGGTGGAGAAGTAATTGCTCGCCCGTTTGGAAATTCGAGAAACTATAGGATTTTTCTCTGTAATGCTATTGCAGGCAGAAGGGAAAGGCCCATCTATACTTGATCATCTTCTGTGTGAGAATGTCCAGAAGTGGTCTGAGTAATCTTCTTTTCTGAATCGTAGTTGGggagatgtcagcaaaaatttggattttattaccaaataaagtgaTGTCATCCTTAAAGCGAGATCTTTTCATTATCTCTTCTTTTACCCCGTAAAAGTGTGGCTTGACTACTATATCCCGGGTGAGTCCATCCTGGCGGGGGGGGTTGTagcgctctgtgggccctgtccaactCGAGCTTATGGTCTGGGATGTCAGGGATAATTTCTTTGATTAGAGATTTGATGGTGTTAGAGATATCAGTATTAGCTTCAGGAATGCCTTGTACGTGGaagttatagcgtctgcttctATTCTCTAAATCTTCAATTTTAGATAGAGCATTTTCAAGTTGATCCTGTAAAGAATGGATACAGGTAGCATGTTGGTTGGTGCGTGCTGCAGATTCATCTACAGCATGTTCAATAGCATCCATTCTAGCTCCTAGACTCTGAAGATCTGCTTTTATTGAAGAGGTGATTTGCAATGCATTTTGTGCTAGCCCTGCAGCCAGCATGTCAAAGAAGCTGCTGAGAAGTTTAGCCATTTCTGGGGGATGATTATTAGTAATCAGAGAAGCCTGTGGAGAATCCCCAATGCTATCAGGGGAGTTGAGTAGGAGAGAGTATGGGTTACAGTTCTGCATTCTGCTCAGGAGAGATTCAGTAGAGGCAGGGGATGCTAAGTAGCCTTGGGCCCCCAAGAGATTACTCACATGTGCTGTGGAAGGTGTAGATGACATTTAGGCTGGTGCCCGGGACTGTTAGGGTGCGATGTCTGGTCCTCTCACTGGGATCCGCTACAAATAGTGAGTGTGCTCTGCTCTGGAGGGCAGGAGTGGTGTGGAGCTCCCGGTTATCACGGCGCTCCGGAGGTCCCACGCATGCGCACTCTGAGTTTTAACATCTTTAAGATAAATGAGTAGCTCACAAACATTAGGATGttttttaaagacattttaaaCATTGAAAATTTCATTTCAAATATGCAAGAGATTTTTAAATGGTATCTGTAATTTCTATAAAGCTCACAGGAAGTAGCACATTGCATttctggcaaagtcagcagatatttTGTATActtgctgaaaatattcttagtctaaaaaacaaatgcagccatcacatctaggactGATAAGCTggaatatatgttttatttttggtAGAGAGTATTTTTCATTTAATTATTCGATTTTAGCTTTCATGcctgcttaaagtgattgcaaagtctcatttttttcctataaaaataacaaacatgttttacttacctgctctgtgcagtggatttgcacagagcagcccggatcctccacttctcaggtccctcttctgtgctcctggcccctcccacctgtcaagtgcccccacagcaagcagcttgctatgggggcatctgagTCGAGTCAGAGCTCCCTGTATCCAATCAGACATGGGGCCAAGGCtcacctcctccccctctctcctgattggctgactgactttgattgacagcagcgggagccaatggcatagctgctgtgtctcagccaattaggataGAGGGTCTCACTGGACAGAGATGGatttcaggtaagtattagggggcctgagaaggctgctgcaaacagatagcttctgactttacaacctctttaagtaatTGGCAAATTTTTAAAGTGATAGAAATTCAATTTCAAAAGGTTATTGGCAATTCTACCTACAACTTCTTTTAAATCCTTATTCTTCAGGCTATATATAATTGGATTCATCAGTGGGGTGACCACAGTGTATAATAATGATAGGAATTTGGTAATTTTCAACAACTGTCCTCTCCTAGGTACCAAATACACAAAAAGTAAGGTTCCATAAAACATACAAACAACAGTCAAGTGGGAGCTGCAGGTTGAGAAAACTTTCTGTCTACTTTTAATGGAGGGAATTTTAAAAATAGTGACTATAATATAAACATATGATACAATGATGAAAATAACTGGGATAAAACCAAAAACTACACTTGTTGATGTTGATTCTATTTGAACAATGGTTATATCAGAGCAGGAGAGTTTTACGATTGGGTCGAGATCACAGAAAAAGTGATCAATAATATTGGGACCACAAAATTCTAATTTTGATATCACCAAAATATAAATCAACCCAGCAAGAAAACTTAAACTCCATGTTGTGATAATTGTTACCCAGCAAAACTGATGACCCATTAATAAAGTATAGTGCAAAGGTTTGCAGATAGCCAAATATCTGTCATAAGACATCACTGTCAGGAGGAGACTCTCTGAGGTTTCTGAGACAGCAAAGAAATAAAACTGGATGATACAGTTAGAAATTGAAATGATGGCGGTATTTTTTTCCAAAGTAATATGGATTAGGTTAGGAAGAATAACAGTCGCTAATAAAATATCCGTTATAGATAGCTGTGAGAGGAAGAAGTACATAGGAGAATGGAGGAATTTGCTGTAGGACACCAGTGAAATAATCAGGACGTTTCCACATATGGTCGCACAATAAATCagaagaaataaaaagaataacaaaaatgttatggCTTTTGGAGTCTGAAACCCTAAGAGGTGGACAACAGTAATTATGGTCACATTTTTCTCATCCATAACCTAATCATAAAGCATATGTTTTTAAAGCAAGTTTATTCAGTCAATAAAAACTGTTGAGTTGAAATTTAATGGAGTAATGAAGTAGGTGAGAAACAAAGAAGGAAGGAACTAATACCTAATAAGacaaacaaataacaaacaaatgGATAAGAAACACGTAACCCCGATTTTTTATCAGCAAGACCAATAAAGGCATGGGCTTCAACCAACCGGAAACTGAGCAGAATACAATATTTAAGTAGAAAATGATGGTGGTACAGCACTAAAAATAAATGACTGGCTGATAAAATAGATACAATTGTTACATCTGATTGTTGTATGGCACAGTGACTTGATTTATTTTAGAAGGATGTTTTAAAGGTAGTGCTATGCACCATTCATGTCATCTTTAGTGCAGGATAGACACTGTGTGAAAAGTATGTAATGATTACTTTTATGAAATATTTACAGTATTAAGACAATGCAAAGACAAGCAGTGCTTTGctaagtatacagtatatttacttAGCAATCAAATTCATTTTTACTGGAGAAAATCAGTGATAGTAAACAAAACCAAGTAATCACACAATGGTCTTGAGTAGCAAAAATCAGCAAAATATCTTTCATAGTATAGATAAATAATGTGGGCGCCCGACAAAGATTGCAACCTTTTTGCCCTATAACAATCTCTAAAATATCTTCATGATCCcatatgaaaaaaaatgttgcttgctttattcatataataataatagtaataatatcacCCAGCTCATGCATAAACATTTGCCCTGTAAAAAGAGTATTGTGGCTTTTATAGGTATGCAGAATAAATCATGAGAGCTATGGGGAGTATGAAATGATTATTGATATTTTCATGGGATCTATATTAACTGATATATGGGGAAtatatttttagatgtttttttttttctttcagtggatGACTTCTTAACTAATTATTGATACATGAAGAAGAAAGTGTATTGACTTATATGTGcttactttttacattttatatattatttcagaATGTGTTCTCTTATGAATCACTCAGTCTCTTTGTATTAGCTTGTCAGACTTTGTAGGTCTTCTGTATGCTGCCTTGCTTATTGTGCAATTTTATGCACATTtaccatgttttatccctttaaagaacCGTCAAGGGGGGGGCGTGAATGCTGAACTGCTGAATGGCCACCTGATCACAGAGCTTCACTTGACCACCGCAACAAAGTGTCCCTGAGTCTCAAAGTACCCAGAAGCCAAAATTTTGGCTCCTACAACCTTGGGCACCCTCTAAATATGCACCGCAAAAGAAGGGACATGCCGCAGCCTAGCAAGCTGGATGGCTTTTTCTCTAAGATTCCTGCTGGTCTCCAGCAAAATAGCACTTAGCGCTGGCTCCCAGCAGAGGAATGGCGTTGCCTTGGGCCACATTGTGGATCTCTATTCTCCCTAGGAGAAGCACCAACCATGCTCCCAGGCAGGCTCACCTCCCTCGGGAGCAAAATTGAGGTCAAGAAGGGACTCCTCTGATGGCATCTCAGAGGCACTAAGCATGGAGGTGAGTGAGCAGGCCGCAGAGCTTCTCCAccttacacagacccctttgctgCCTTCACCACGTCAGATGTCCCAATGTCAGGTacagtcagtgttgccaacccaccAAAaaggaaatttactggcaggatgccaaaatttacaaactgcgttttctggcaaaaatcatgaaatttactgacacgttttttactgacactgcaaaaagtacctaaaatggctgTTTTCAGAGCTAAAcaatgcaaatatcaatatttaagctataaacatgtagctagtgcaaTTAGCAATGTATTTAAGTTAaataaaagtcaaaaaacatatttttccatttacatgaaggtcaggttaatataatcCTGCAGGACAgagttccccccatacatcagagtgtgcaggattctcccttacagtgcaagggaactgtGACATAAAGGGGAATGCTACAGATCATCATCTaagggggaaccctgatgtaagggggcttaagTGACCAGAGACCCCCTATATAACGGAGTCCactgcgttcccctttacatcagagttcccacttacataagggtctgcatcattgccctttacatcagagttcccacttacataagggtctgcatcattgccctttacatcagggtccacagactgagttcccccttgcactgttatgccctgtacacacgtgtgataggaccttgttgtcggaaattccgaccgtgtgtgtgggctccatcacacattttccatcggaatttccgacacacaaagtttgagagcttgctataaaattttccgacaacaaaatccgttgtcggaaattccgatcgtgtgtacacaaatctgacgcagaaagtgccacgcatgctcagaatgaattaagagatgaaagctattggctactgccctgtttatagtcttgacgtacgtgttttacgtcaccgcattcagaacgatcggattttctgacaactttgtgtgaccgtgtgtatgcaagacaagtttgagccaacatccgtcggaaaaaatccatggattttgttatcggaatgtccaatcaatgtccgaccgtgtgtacagggcataaggggtatgccaggaatgccaggaactctgatatGGGGGgtctgaaaaaaatgaataatttaatTTATATGTCGCATCCCTGATTTTGATGCATCTAAACTATATTTATAGTATAACTATGGAACTTTTAATGCATATttagtagaaaaattacatttatttcatTCAGTTGAATTTAGACAATAGTAGTCCATACAGTAGCAGATTATACTAAAATATATTACAACTGTAAAACAATCAATCCCAAATACTGTGATAGTTGCATATAATAGTCATTCAACATGTTTTTTGGACATGGTCCTCCTCTTCAGGAGCTATCAAAGTAAACTTTATTTGTGACATCTAAATGGAATGACAAGTtttaatgatatataaaaaaaataacaaaatttcaCACACTGTGTAATAGCATTTCCCAGGGGATTCCTGCATTTGTTCTATTCCAGAATGTTCCATTGTGGAATTGTGATATTAAAGCAAAAGGTAAATTTATATAATAGTGAAGTGAAACTATATTAGAGGTTGGAGGGGGATAAGGGGAGAGAAGGGCTTGTAGGACCCCTGGGAGATATGTGTGAGTCCATGAATAGGAATTTTCCAGGTCCACATTCGGAaatgaccagagaccaccttccgcagagtgaatacactaagataagggggggttctgatgtaagggggaacatttATATCAGTGCTCCCTTATAtttttgtattcactcccccttacatcagtaaccCTCCCTTTAGAATGGCCTGGAGGCGCTgttactgacctcctctcaggcaCGATCTGCAGGGCTCAGACAGTCAGCTcaagcttggtggctctggttttatcctatagtctcctctccacagtccacacacgtctgacttttCCTGTGACCCCCATCCTGGTGGAGCTCCCACTCTTGACTTGTCTCCAAACTCCCCCCAGacttcccctcagagactgcagacgtgataaaagagaggtggtcagagattgcggacatgatacaagagatggtcagaggctgtggacatggtacaggagatggccaaaggctgtagacatggtacatgagatggtcagaggcttcagacatggtacaggagaagatcagaggctgcggacagccATATTTTTAACAGACATTTACGGGCAGCCTGAAAATGGGCTGAAATTTAAAAacaggtggttggcaacactgccccacTTCACCTCCTACAGTAGAGTAGTATCCTTCTCTGCCCACTTTTCATCCTCCACAATAgtgcagtgtcctcctctgcccactTCACCCCCCCCACGATAGTGTAGTGTCCTCTTCTGCTCACTTCACCATCCTACGGTAGTGTAGC is a window from the Aquarana catesbeiana isolate 2022-GZ linkage group LG03, ASM4218655v1, whole genome shotgun sequence genome containing:
- the LOC141134227 gene encoding olfactory receptor 1500-like; this translates as MDEKNVTIITVVHLLGFQTPKAITFLLFFLFLLIYCATICGNVLIISLVSYSKFLHSPMYFFLSQLSITDILLATVILPNLIHITLEKNTAIISISNCIIQFYFFAVSETSESLLLTVMSYDRYLAICKPLHYTLLMGHQFCWVTIITTWSLSFLAGLIYILVISKLEFCGPNIIDHFFCDLDPIVKLSCSDITIVQIESTSTSVVFGFIPVIFIIVSYVYIIVTIFKIPSIKSRQKVFSTCSSHLTVVCMFYGTLLFVYLVPRRGQLLKITKFLSLLYTVVTPLMNPIIYSLKNKDLKEVVGRIANNLLKLNFYHFKNLPIT